The genome window GTCGGCGACACCTTTACAGAAAAGGCTGTAACGTGGATTGAAGAGAATAAAGAAAACCCCTTCTTCCTCTACTTCGCGACGACTCATATTCACCACCCCTTTACCCCGCATAAGCGCTTTCAAGGGACTTCGGAGATAGGTCTCTACGGGGACTTTATTCATGAACTAGACTGGATGGTCGGGGAGCTCATCAAAACTCTGGAAAAGAACGGTCTGACTGAGAACACGCTCATTATTTTCACCAGTGATAATGGGGGAATGTTCAATGAAGGCGGGCAAGATGCCTTTGCTGCGGGACACTTCATTAATGGCGACCTAATGGGCTTTAAGTTCAGTGCATGGGAGGGCGGGCACCGTGTGCCCTTCATCGCTAAATGGCCTGGGCATATTCCTGCTGGAAGCACCTCTGATGAACTGATCGGAAGTGTGGATATGCTCTCAACCTTTGCGACCCTGACTGGTCAAACGCTAGATGAGAAGCAGCGTGGGGACAGCGTGAATGTTCTCCCAGCTCTTTTAGACGATCAGCATGCCTCCGTCCGTGAGCATCTCCTCATGACTCCTTTGCGACCGACACATCTTGGAATCAGAAAAGGGAAATGGATGTTTATTAATGCACAGGACTCCGGTGGATTTATAGGTAAGAAACCGGGTGGGCATGGCTTCGCCGGGGCTGCCGCTGCTAGCTTTATTGGACGTGTTAACAGCGACATCACCGATGGGACAATTAATGAAGACGCGCCTCCTGCCCAGCTCTACGACATGGAAGCAGATCGTAACCAAACGAAAAACCTCTACCATCAATATCCGGAGGTTGTGAAAGAAATGCAGACGCTTCTCGATGAAATTGTAGCTGAAAATCAAGCCAGAGAGAAAGCGCACCACGAGAAAAAAATAGTAAATAAAATTCCAGCCTCTCCTAGCTCCTTCAGTGCGTGCTTTGACTTTGAATCAGGTGCCCTCGCGCCTTGGAAAGTAATTAAGGGCGAGTTCGGCAACCCGATTGGTAAACGAGAACTCTTTGGAGTAGATAAGAAAGAGTTAAATAAACAAGGTGACTATTATCTAACCACACTGGAAACGGGAGTGAACGGGGGGTCTTCAGATAAGCAAACCGGTATCATTGTATCCCCTTTATTCATTCCCAAAGGAGGACCGATGACTTTCCGCGTGGGCGGAGGGGACAAGTCGAACCTTTATATCTCCCTCTGCACTGAAGATGGAGAAGAAGTAAAGAAGGCAGGCGGCGAGAACGGCTCGCTCATGATAAAAGTAGAGTGGAGTCTGAGAAAATACGCGGGTAACAAAATGTATCTAAAGGTGGTGGATGAATCAACTGGTGGCTGGGGGCATATTACTGCGGATAATTTCCAGTTTGATGCGGAAATCTTGGCGCACTATCCAGAATTGACGAAATGATTGAGATGATGAAACAGCGAAGTGAAGAAAAGAAAGTGACTATGAAACTTGTTAAGAAAACATTCAAAACTGGAACCCTGGCCGTTTGTTTGGTGATGGGATTGATTGCAACGACCGTCAATGCGGTGCAAGCGCCTGTCGAACTCTCGCCGACCACGATTGACTGGCCCGACTTTATGTCGCGGCAGGACATGGCCTGGAATAAAGTCCCAACGCGGTGGAATGAGGCGCCTTTCTTTGGCAACGGAATGATCGGCCTGTTCCTCTATCAGGAGATCAACAATCCAGATAACAGCGACTCAACCGATGCGAAAAATGTGCTTTCACTGCATCTTGGGCGCGGAGATTATTATGATAACCGCGCACCTTTGGAGGGGAATCATCATACGTGGATCTATCGTGGGCGACTGCCTATCGGCTTTTTTCGGATCAAGTCTGAAGGCGATATTACAGGAGTCGATTGGCGGATGGATCTATGGAATGCACGACTGGTAGGCACGGTTCAAACCACCAAAGGTAGTTACCAGATCGAAGGCAAAGTGCACGCACTTTACGATACGTTTTATTGGAAGGTCATTCCTGCCGATGGCGAATCAGTCGATTTCGAGTGGCAACCACAGAAAGCAGCATCGTATGCCAAATCCGTTTCGGATCGAGCGGTTGAGCGTGGGGAGTTGGATGGCAGAGAGGTTGCAGGTTTTTATCAACGATTTGCGGCTACGCCGTATCCGGAAGCGCCCGAAGTCGAGGTGATTGAGTCTGCGGCGGGCAACATAAGTCGACAAGTGCTCTATGCAGATTCAGGCGAATTAGTCATGGCCTGGAAGACGACCAAAAATGCAGCAGACCGTTCGGTAACTTTACTGGGAAGCATCGCGTTCTCGCACGAGATGGGCGTCGCCATGCTGGAGGCCAAGCAGGATCTCACTCGTGCAGTTGCAGAGGTAAAGGGCGAGACTTACACGCAGACCCACGAGCAATGGTGGCATACATATTATCCGCGTAGCTATGTGTCTGTATCCGATGATTTTTGGGAGCAATTCTATTGGATTCAAATGTATAAGCTCGCCAGTGCGAGTCGTGCGGACGGCATGATGTTGGACACGGCAGGGCCATGGTATCAGCCGGGCTTTCACCCGCTGGTGTGGTCGGATCTCAATGTGCAGCTATGCTATTGGGCGCAGTTGACCTCCAACCGCACGGATGTGGGTAAGTCGCTCTTAAATGTCATGGATCGTAATATCGAGAATTTGAGCAACAATGTGAATCAGGCGTGGCGCGACGACTGTTTAGATGCGAACACGGTGTTTCCGGGCAACGATTTGATCGCGCCGATCGGTCACAAAAAAGTGGCGGATCATGTTGTGTGGATGTTGCATAATTACTGGTTAACCTGTCGCTACGAGAACGACACCGAGCGCATGCGCGATGGTCTCTTCCCGCTGCTCAAACGCGCCAACGCTACCTATTTACGTTACATCGAGGATCACCCGCTGGATCTCGGCGACGGTAAGCTCCATTTCAAACACACTTGGTCGCCAGAAGCAGCCACTGGAGTGGATATGAACTACACCATCGCGCTGGCTCGTTGGTCGAGTCGTATTCTCCTAGAGATCAATGAAGCCAACAATTTGAACGATCCGAAAGCGGTGGAGTGGCAAAACTTGTTGGACAATTTGGTGGGCTGGCAGACGGATGCGAACGGCTTGCGACTCGGCAAAGACTTTCCTTTTGAACAGGCGCACCGACATTATTCTCACCTGCTTGGGTTTTACCCACTCTTTGAGCTGACTCCGGACACGGATCGGGAGCTATTGCAGACGTCGGTGGATCATTGGTTAAAGGTGACCGAGGACCCGACAAAGGTCAAAGGCTCGGCCATGCCCGTGACAGGCTACACTTGCTCGGGCGCGGCTTCGATGTATGCGGCCTTGGGTGATGGCAATAAAGCGCTGGAGTATCTACGGAAATTTACCTTCGTGAATATTTACTCGAACACACTGTATGCCGAAGGCAAAGAACAGTTGATTGAAACCCCGCTGTCGGCCGCGGCATCGATGAACGATATGCTCTTGCAGAGTTGGGGAGGGCGCATTCGCATCCTGCCAGCCGTTCCGGACGCCTGGCAGGATGTTCATTTCCAGACGCTGCTCTGCGAGGGAGGTGCCCTTGTCAGTGCCGACCGCACTGCGGGTCAGTTGACCTGTGCCAAAATCGAATCTCCGGATGAGCAGCGAATGATCGAGTTCACACTCCCGATCGAGAATCCTGAGTTCTCCATCATTACGAAGGACAATGCAGTGAAACCCGTCGTCTTAAAGCAAGACGACGAAGGCTTCTACCAAATCAATCTGCCAGCCGATGCGTCTCTGATTGCCAAACGCCCGGATGTGAACTTGGCCGAGATCCAGACGCTGAAATCACCCGCTAACTGGAAAAATATCTTTGGTAACAACGGACAGTATCAGAAGGTGCGAGAACAGTTTAAGGCAGAAATGTTCTTCGAGCCGATCAGAACGATTAAATAGATTTAGCGACTCCACCAGCTTTATGAAATGTCCCTCAAGTGATTAATTGTATCATATTGAAATCAGTGGGGGAGTGCTATGGTCAGGGTCAACAGTTATACTTTTTGTTTTGGTCGAGCGCGTCGGCTTCGCCCAATGCGTTGAGGTCTTTTACTTTGCCATCTTCTACTTTAGCGACCTAACCTAGTTATATGCGCCTATGTGAAACTGATCTC of Lentimonas sp. CC4 contains these proteins:
- a CDS encoding arylsulfatase, with the translated sequence MKKYILVALAMACVSISFASAKLPNIILIYADDLGYGDVGCYGATKVKTPHIDKLAAEGRRFTDAHSPSAVCTPSRYSLLTGNYPFRANNNRGAWGPCGVESPLLINTEKETLASLLKNKGYSTACVGKWHLGFGEGGVHLNSPLRPGPLEVGFDYYFGMPVVNSSPPYVYVENDMIVGLESDDPIILLDKGVKSDFPMPKLPDGASGRVSNRFTGAKKAHELFIEEEVGDTFTEKAVTWIEENKENPFFLYFATTHIHHPFTPHKRFQGTSEIGLYGDFIHELDWMVGELIKTLEKNGLTENTLIIFTSDNGGMFNEGGQDAFAAGHFINGDLMGFKFSAWEGGHRVPFIAKWPGHIPAGSTSDELIGSVDMLSTFATLTGQTLDEKQRGDSVNVLPALLDDQHASVREHLLMTPLRPTHLGIRKGKWMFINAQDSGGFIGKKPGGHGFAGAAAASFIGRVNSDITDGTINEDAPPAQLYDMEADRNQTKNLYHQYPEVVKEMQTLLDEIVAENQAREKAHHEKKIVNKIPASPSSFSACFDFESGALAPWKVIKGEFGNPIGKRELFGVDKKELNKQGDYYLTTLETGVNGGSSDKQTGIIVSPLFIPKGGPMTFRVGGGDKSNLYISLCTEDGEEVKKAGGENGSLMIKVEWSLRKYAGNKMYLKVVDESTGGWGHITADNFQFDAEILAHYPELTK
- a CDS encoding glycoside hydrolase family 95-like protein, which codes for MKLVKKTFKTGTLAVCLVMGLIATTVNAVQAPVELSPTTIDWPDFMSRQDMAWNKVPTRWNEAPFFGNGMIGLFLYQEINNPDNSDSTDAKNVLSLHLGRGDYYDNRAPLEGNHHTWIYRGRLPIGFFRIKSEGDITGVDWRMDLWNARLVGTVQTTKGSYQIEGKVHALYDTFYWKVIPADGESVDFEWQPQKAASYAKSVSDRAVERGELDGREVAGFYQRFAATPYPEAPEVEVIESAAGNISRQVLYADSGELVMAWKTTKNAADRSVTLLGSIAFSHEMGVAMLEAKQDLTRAVAEVKGETYTQTHEQWWHTYYPRSYVSVSDDFWEQFYWIQMYKLASASRADGMMLDTAGPWYQPGFHPLVWSDLNVQLCYWAQLTSNRTDVGKSLLNVMDRNIENLSNNVNQAWRDDCLDANTVFPGNDLIAPIGHKKVADHVVWMLHNYWLTCRYENDTERMRDGLFPLLKRANATYLRYIEDHPLDLGDGKLHFKHTWSPEAATGVDMNYTIALARWSSRILLEINEANNLNDPKAVEWQNLLDNLVGWQTDANGLRLGKDFPFEQAHRHYSHLLGFYPLFELTPDTDRELLQTSVDHWLKVTEDPTKVKGSAMPVTGYTCSGAASMYAALGDGNKALEYLRKFTFVNIYSNTLYAEGKEQLIETPLSAAASMNDMLLQSWGGRIRILPAVPDAWQDVHFQTLLCEGGALVSADRTAGQLTCAKIESPDEQRMIEFTLPIENPEFSIITKDNAVKPVVLKQDDEGFYQINLPADASLIAKRPDVNLAEIQTLKSPANWKNIFGNNGQYQKVREQFKAEMFFEPIRTIK